In one window of Falco cherrug isolate bFalChe1 chromosome 12, bFalChe1.pri, whole genome shotgun sequence DNA:
- the RGS21 gene encoding regulator of G-protein signaling 21: protein MLLPQGSNQIINEVTRTAQVEDRNAIFKDRCCFHRSNAGEVMAWAESVDTLLANKDGLAAFRTFLKSEFSEENVEFWLACEDFKKTKSSAKIASKARKIYSDFIQADAPKEINIDFHTKNHISQNISEPTLSCFDDAQRLVYSLMAKDSFPRFLRSEVYKELVKKQQNGNQKRWLPFL, encoded by the exons ATGCTGCTCCCCCAAGGAAGCAACCAAATAATAAATGAGGTAACACGAACCGCACAGGTGGAAGATCGCAATGCTATTTTCAAGGATAGATGTTGTTTCCACAGGTCAAACGCTGGGGAAGTGATGGCCTGGGCTGAGTCTGTGGATACACTGCTAGCTAACAAAG ATGGCTTGGCAGCTTTTAGGACATTTTTGAAGTCAGAGTTCAGTGAGGAGAATGTGGAGTTCTGGCTGGCCTGTGAGGACTTCAAGAAAACCAAGTCTTCCGCTAAGATTGCCTCAAAAGCCCGGAAGATTTATTCTGACTTTATACAAGCTGATGCTCCAAAGGAG ATTAATATTGACTTCCATACCAAAAACCACATCTCTCAGAACATCTCTGAGCCCACCCTCAGCTGCTTTGATGATGCTCAGAGGTTAGTCTATAGTCTCATGGCAAAGGACTCTTTTCCCAGGTTTCTAAGGTCAGAAGTGTACAAGGAACTAGTAAAGAAGCAACAGAATGGAAATCAGAAGAGATGGCTCCCATTTTTGTGA